In Ovis canadensis isolate MfBH-ARS-UI-01 breed Bighorn chromosome 15, ARS-UI_OviCan_v2, whole genome shotgun sequence, the genomic stretch AGCCCAATTCTCCAATTTCCTAGAGCCAAAGGGCAGGAGCTCACAGTTAGAAATAGAAGCCATTTGGATTTCCAAATCCACCAAcgatatattttctatttgtttcttaaTAATTTGGTGGTGAAAATGAATGGTATTGATTTTAAGAGGGGTGGTCTGCAGCTTTGTGGTTGGCTGCCCAAATCTTTAATATAGTATTCCATCCTAGTTCAACACAAGAATGGTATTTTGGGGAGCAAGGGAATAGGAAATTCTGCAGATTTCAAAgtatgaaaaaaggcaaaatatgcCCCGCAATTTCCTTTTTTGAGACTTGTGAATagaactttctttctttatatatactGACATAAGCAGTTTCTGTTGTTGCCGTcagttgtttgctttttaatacaggtAAGAGATTTAGTTTGAAAGACACCTTGAAATCTCAGGAGTAGCACACACCAATCCCTCCCactcaaccccacccccacccccaagctccAATCTAGTTGGATTGAATGTAAAGAATGGTCCAATTTTCCATCTTAGGTGAGAAGATCTTTGTCAAAGATCTTAGAACTTTTGGCCTCATTTATCAGGAAAATTTAGAAGGAAGAAAGCCTTTAGGAGAATTACTTGGAAACATAAGACGACTAGTAAGCAGGTTCAAATCGTATGCTTTTAAATGAGCTTGTTGAAAGAAACGTTAACAATTCCAGAACGAAATCAAAACGAGTTTAAACTTTTTCCtctcaaatgcacacacacaaaaataatcatGGAGACGTTAACAGGAAActcttaaaaagtgaaaaacaattcTTCCTTGCACTAGTCCTTGGGTAGTTACCACAGAACAGGCTCTTCTTCTCTGGAACTTCTTTGAAACCTGGTTTTGGTCCCAAGGTTTGTTGGTCTTAGTATCTGCtccggcctcctcctcctctctccgaGCGGCTCCCCAGGCGGCCTCCGCCTCGGGGGACCTTACGGCCCGACCGGCTGTAAGACTCGCGCGGGGGCGGGCACCCCCTCTCCACAGACTGCGGCAGCCCGCGATCCGCCCTGCCTACCCGGTCGCGGCCCCCCGAGTAGCGCTCGCTCCGGCCCCCAGCATAACCGTCGCGGCCGCCGCCATAGGCGTCGGGCGAGCAGCCGCGGTACTCCTCGTagcggccgccgccgccaccgtAAGATGGCGGGGGCCCACGCGCGGGGGCGGCGCTGCGCGGGTCCCCGTAGCTCTCGAAGGGATCTCGGTAGGAGCCTCCGCTCGGGTGATCCGCGTAGTCGCGGTCGCGCCCCCCGTAGCCGTCTCGGTCGCCGTAGCCTCTCGATGGACACTCATCCCGGGCGCTGGAGTGGCCGTAGTCGCGGTAGGTATACTCTCTGGGCGAGGGGGCAAAATCCCGGGCGTCGCGGGCGCTCGGGTAGTCGCGGCTGGAGTAGCCGTCTCGGGGAGAGTAGCCCCCCTCCCGGGAACCCAGGTAGGGATCCCGGCGCGGGGGCGGCGGCTCTCGGCGCGGCGGGCCCTCATAGCCGTCTCGCCCTCGCGCGGCCGGGGCCCGCCCGCGCATTCCACCACCGCCGCCGCTGCGAGCCGGGCCCGACGGCGCGGCCCTCTTGGGGGGCGGGCCGGCCCGCCGCGGTGGTGGCGGCCCGCGCTTCATGGGTAGCGGGGCCCGGGAGGGCCGCAGGTCGAAGTCGCCCGCGTAGCCGCCGTCATCCGCAGGCCCTCCGCGGGACGGGGGGCGCCGCGGACCGCCGCCGCGGGCCCCGCGCAGGCCCCTCGAGCGGCCCCGGCTGCGGGACAGGGGTGGGCCCCGCCGGCCGCTCTCGAAAGCCGGTTTGGTGGCCTGGGCCACCTTGATGGCCTTACCATCCAGGGACTTGCCGTTCATGTCTCTCACGGCGGCCTTGGCGTCTGCCGGACTTTCGAAGGTGATGAACGCGAAGCCCCTGGACTTGTTGGTTTCTCGATCTTTCATCAACAGCACCTCGGAGATGTGGCCATACTTGCCAAACGCAGCCTCGAGGGATTTCTCGTCAGTTTCGTGGTTGAGTCCTCCAATGAAGAGCTTCCCCGGGCGATCCGCTTCCACCATGTCTGCCGGTCGGCTGGTCGGTCAGTGGCGGTGTGTGGCGGCGTGTGGCGAAGGCGAGCAGTCGTCGTGCCTTCTGAGCCCGCTGGTCGAGGGCGGCTCCTACTGGTCGGGCGCCGCGTCGTCGCGAAACCCCGGAACCGCAGTTCTCGCCCCCCGCTGCGCAGGCGGAACGCTCCGGTTTGCGCCTCTCTGATCTGGTTCCCTCAGCGTGCTAGGCTCTTGCTGGTTGTGATTGGTTGGTAGTGCCGGGCCGTAGTTCCCCGTCGAGGAAGACTGAcggttttgtgactttttttccagTCGTTAAACTTCGGCTGATTAACCTATCCTTGGCTTAAATTCTTTTGATACACTTTAATGAGAAGAATTTTAATGCATTCCAATCCAAGTTACCCAAACCACattcaaacaaaaattaacagaaaaatggaataagaacaattttaaagtttttaaatgaattttgtaCATAAAATGTATTAAGAATAAGATATTTTGCATTGCCAAGGGGCAAGAGAGAACTTGGTAAGTGGAAGGTTCCCTGGTagaataggaaggagagggagTCATTCTTTGGATGCATTTTCTTCCGTTTTTCAGCCTTCAAAGAACTCGTAGTTGCGTAGTATTAAAACTGTCCTTTCAGGTCTAAGTGTTGAACAGAGTCACCTCAGGGACAAAGTAAAGGCAAATGTGAAAGCACGTAGACACCTGTCAAAGTAGTACCTAAGCAAGCAGACCGTTAAAGGCTTTACCTCTTAATCTTGAGAGAAGAGGCACAcctcaggaaaacaaaacattctGGGTTCATTCAAACGAATCACACAATTCAAATTTGTTCCTTATGATATCCTCTGAATGGAAGTAAGCGTGAAGAGTAAATTAGTGAACTCTCTTTACCTGAGAGTAAATGGTCTAAAaccacttttttattttatactatatTGATTGTGTGTGAATAATGCTACATTTGTTTATTGCAATAGCATTTAATCTTGAAAAGGGTAGTAAAAGGCATTTTTATGATGCTTCTGATTTTAATAAGGGCTCTTTTAaggttttgtgattttttttagcaTACATGAATGGAAGTGAAAGTTTAAATGCATCACATCAGTTTACAGtaacaatttttattatttaatatataattttagtatattcactattaatatatttctgaAGTAAACTTGTTTGGGAGGTATtcgttttaaaatatattaacgaATTTTGTTTGTTCATACTTAGAAATTTTACATTTCCAAGCATAAAGGGTCTTAGCCAATAATTTTCTCTCCCATACCTAGCTGAGGAGATTTTTGCCCAAATTTGTCTTAGATTTTCAGTCtagttagattttttaaaatttcttcttgacTTAGTTTTTGTAAGATATACTTTTTTCTAAAGTTACCATTTTTGTTCaacttgaaaatttattttttcagtagccatgtcctgttttgctttctctcttttatgtaATCACTCTTGCCAGAAGTTTATCTTTTGAAAGAACTAGCGTTTTTCTTTGCTCATCCtctcttttgattttatttgctGCTATTGTCTTTTTCaccttcttttcatattctttggatGTGCAATCTGTATTATTTTCATTCTGGATTTTTAGATAAGGTACTTAGTCCATTAAGAGTTTAAAGAAACGTTTCTTCTAATTGTTGTATCTAAATTTTATTCTCTACTACTAGTTAACAGCATGCCCTGAACTGTGATACATGgtattttcattgttgttcagttcctaacattttctcattttctttgactCATGAATTATaaagaatatgtttttaaaatttacaaacataTGGATATTTTTAGTGTTATTTTTAACATGTTCTATATGATATCCATACATTGGTGTTGGCTGAAACTTGCatgagtgcctgtgtgtgtctaaTATGCTTGAGAGGAAAGTATATTCTCTAAATATTAAGGTCTAGTTCTTTCCTTGTATAGTGATGTTtaagtctttcctattctatcttACTTTTTGATAGCGTTGTCAATCGCTGAGAATTGTTTTAAAATCCCATAATTGTGgatttgttaatttttctttatgtttgtaTCTACTTTGCCTCATGTAATTTAAAGTTATATTCTTGAATACATAAAGTTTGAGAATTGCTATGTGTTTCTGGTGAATGACTTCATTATGTAATGATCCTCATTATTCATATCTTTTATCTTAATTTGTTTTGTCTGATACTTGATGTAgctcaatatttttcaaattttttttctgcCAGCTTATTGTGTGTTGTCTCTTAACCACTTCTTTCTTGCCTCTTTGTTCCATCCTTCTTGCCCTCTCTTGTTatcatgatttcattttattcctttcttttttctctaataaTACGAAAGAAGTTATGTCTTCTATTTCTATTCTTAGAATGATtacatttaatgtttttattgagGGCTaacataaatacaaaatttacaagtttacttataaaatattaaatttaatacttgattaattttatgtatgtgtacatCCATGTAAACATGGATGACGTATATCAAGATTTATAATATATTGGTCTCCATAATGGTTGTTCACCCCTAATGGTTCCCTCCTGCCTTTCAAAACAATACATTCCTCTCAGAGATAACCAGTTTCCTGATATATCAAtgataatttagtttttattatttttagactttacataaatggaataaaaCTAGAATGAACTCATCTGTGTCTGGCTTATGGCACTCagtgtatttttgagattcatccatgtattTATGCATTGCTATCACCTTCATACAAACTACCTAGGTCCtttggacattttaaaatgtcagtggtCCCAAAGGTCTGTCTGGGACTCCTTCACAAGAGAGTCTCAAGCTCCTTGTCAAGTATCAAGACCCACTGGTGATCCATAACTGGAGCTGCAGTTAGATTGAGAGAATATAGAAATGTAGGGTTGATAGAATTTAAGAGGAGGTTTGGAtgagaaatggaatttttaaacagGCTTTACATCAAGTGATTGggtttctttgtctcttttatcTGAATGGATTATGTGGGTGGAAATTATATCTGACTGAGGAATGTTTCCCCTACCTAGTACTGTAAATTGCCCTTCAAGAAGTATCAGTCAGACATGCTAAATGGGAGCAAACAAGATTGCCTGAGCCCAAGTGATGTGACAATAAGAGATtgctttccaaaatatacaaataattaatACAGCTTaatagctacacacacacacacacacacacacacggcctaaaaagacatttctccaaagaagaaatacagatatccaacaggtacatgaaaagatgtgcaacatcactaattattagagaaatgcaaataaaaactatcaTGAGGTCCCACCTCACCTCAGAAAAATAGCCATcttcaaaaattctacaaataataaatgctggagacggtgtgaagaaaagggaaccctcctaccctgttggtgggaatataagttggtgcagccactacaaagaacagtatagaggttccctactaaactaaaaacagagttaccgtatgatccagccatcccactcctgggcatatatccagagaaaatctaAATTCAAAAAGATTCATGGACCTcgatattcacagcagcactatttacaatagccaagacatggaggcagtctaaatgtccatcaacagatgaatatatatatataatggaatattattactccaccataaaaaaagaatgaaatgccatttgcaacaacatgaatgaacctaggGATTATAATATTAAGTGAAGtcaatcagagaaatacaaatatcatgttatctatgtgaaatctaaaaaattatataggtgaacttatttacatagaaaatatggttatcaaaggggaaggaGTAGAGATACATTTAATACTGTAGAtagataacaaggacctactgtacagtcaGGGGAaccatattcagtatcttgtactaacttataatgggaaaaaatctgaaaaagaatatattatgtgtttatcaccttgctgtacacctgacactaacacagcactgtaaattaactatatttcagttaaaaaatgcttttaagaTTGCCCACACagtatagaattaaaaaaaaaaagattgcccaCACAGTATAGAATAAAACTTTGTGTGCTGGTATAAGTGAGTTCTCTGTACCATAGACTGATGAGTGTAAACTGTGGCTTACAGCAAAAGCCTGTGAACACCCCACAGTAATGATTCCTGGGACTTTGGACTAGAAAATTTCCATTTGAGGGGCAGTTACCAGCTTGCTCTTGGACATTAACTGAAATTGTCCTTATGACTGAAGGACATAAAATAATCTTACCACCTTGCATGCACtatcaaaaaaaaacaacaaaaaaaccaaaataaatattggggaggatgtggaaaaattggaacaCTCGTGCACtagtggtgggaatgtaaaatggtgtagcccactatgggaaacagtgtggtggcttttcaaaaaattaaaaataaaattatcatatgatccagctatcTAATTTGAGGTATGcataaaaaagaattgaaagcagactCTCAGATATTTtatacccatgttcatagcaacattattcacagtgCCAAAtggtggaaacaactcaagtgtccattgatagatggataaacaaaatgtagtatatatcTGCAGTATAATATTATTCAGACTTAGAAGAACATGAAGACACCTGCTACAATATgcatgaacctggaggacattatgctaagaaaaataaaccagtcacaaaaaagaaaaatactgtatgatgatTCCACTTATAAAAGTTATCCTAGAATGGTCAAGTTCGTAGAAACAAAGTAgaaaagtggttgccagaggctggagggAATGAGAAATGAGGAGCTATTGTTTAATTGGTATAGAATTTCATTTCTGCCTGATGAAACATATCTAGGGGTTTGTTGcagaacaatgtgaatatacttaacactactgaactgtacatttgaaaatgattaagatggtaaGCACCATGTTATGTGTATTTAAGCACAACtaaaaaatctgtaaataaaaactataatagTCTTAAAGCCTGAAGTATCAGTGATGTCTTAGGTAAGGTCAGAGAAGCATGCTGGGGGAAGATAGTGCCTAGAAGAGTTCcataataaaatggaaatgtttgTATAGGTATACCCTTTTGGGGAAATGCAGAGAGCTACTCAGTGGATTCACAAGCAGGTGGACTCT encodes the following:
- the RBMXL2 gene encoding RNA-binding motif protein, X-linked-like-2, with translation MVEADRPGKLFIGGLNHETDEKSLEAAFGKYGHISEVLLMKDRETNKSRGFAFITFESPADAKAAVRDMNGKSLDGKAIKVAQATKPAFESGRRGPPLSRSRGRSRGLRGARGGGPRRPPSRGGPADDGGYAGDFDLRPSRAPLPMKRGPPPPRRAGPPPKRAAPSGPARSGGGGGMRGRAPAARGRDGYEGPPRREPPPPRRDPYLGSREGGYSPRDGYSSRDYPSARDARDFAPSPREYTYRDYGHSSARDECPSRGYGDRDGYGGRDRDYADHPSGGSYRDPFESYGDPRSAAPARGPPPSYGGGGGRYEEYRGCSPDAYGGGRDGYAGGRSERYSGGRDRVGRADRGLPQSVERGCPPPRESYSRSGRKVPRGGGRLGSRSERGGGGRSRY